A genomic stretch from Komagataeibacter xylinus includes:
- the recF gene encoding DNA replication/repair protein RecF (All proteins in this family for which functions are known are DNA-binding proteins that assist the filamentation of RecA onto DNA for the initiation of recombination or recombinational repair.): protein MACITRLTLTDFRNYRRLSWQPAQPVTVITGPNGSGKTNLLEAVSLLVPGRGLRGARMDELPRHGAGLWGVTAQVEGMDGDEALSVQLATGADPLRPERRVFRVDGQALRNRDGVGEYFSAVWITPQMDRLFLEGAGGRRRFLDRLVQALEPGHARELAAHDRAMAQRSRLLAQRNPDPGWLAALEHTMARHAVATVAARMDMVSRLNTDEQALADDFPAARLELECDIAAHLATQPALAVEDWLAGQIAHTRGIDRQRGGSRFGAHRTGLALTDRVSGRAATLSSTGQQKALLLGIVLSHARILAACRGQVPMLLLDEPLVHLDEARRQALFRAVSRMNTGVFLTGTDAEQFVPLRDRAAFETPGAGNLAHEA, encoded by the coding sequence ATGGCCTGCATAACCCGGCTGACGCTGACGGATTTCCGGAACTACCGCCGCCTGTCATGGCAGCCGGCGCAGCCGGTTACGGTCATTACCGGGCCGAACGGCAGCGGCAAGACCAATCTGCTCGAGGCCGTATCGCTGCTCGTTCCCGGCCGTGGCCTGCGCGGCGCGCGCATGGATGAACTGCCGCGGCATGGTGCGGGCCTGTGGGGCGTTACGGCACAGGTGGAAGGCATGGACGGGGATGAAGCCCTGTCCGTGCAGCTTGCAACCGGGGCCGATCCGCTGCGGCCCGAGCGCCGGGTGTTCCGGGTTGACGGGCAGGCGCTGCGCAACCGCGATGGCGTGGGTGAATATTTCTCCGCTGTCTGGATCACGCCGCAGATGGATCGCCTGTTCCTTGAAGGGGCAGGAGGACGGCGGCGTTTTCTTGACCGGCTGGTGCAGGCGCTTGAACCTGGCCACGCCCGGGAACTCGCCGCCCACGACCGCGCCATGGCCCAGCGCAGCCGCCTTTTGGCCCAGCGCAACCCCGATCCCGGCTGGCTTGCCGCCCTTGAACACACCATGGCCCGCCATGCGGTAGCCACCGTTGCCGCGCGGATGGACATGGTCAGCCGCCTCAATACCGATGAGCAGGCGCTAGCTGATGACTTTCCCGCCGCCCGGCTGGAACTGGAATGCGACATTGCCGCCCACCTCGCCACCCAGCCCGCCCTTGCGGTGGAGGACTGGCTGGCCGGGCAGATCGCGCACACGCGCGGCATTGACCGCCAGCGCGGCGGCAGCCGTTTTGGTGCGCACCGCACCGGGCTTGCGCTGACTGATCGGGTGAGCGGGCGCGCAGCCACCCTGTCCAGCACAGGCCAGCAGAAGGCGCTGCTGCTGGGCATCGTGCTGTCGCACGCGCGCATCCTCGCCGCGTGCCGGGGGCAGGTGCCCATGCTCCTGCTCGATGAACCGCTGGTGCATCTGGATGAAGCCCGCAGGCAGGCCCTGTTCCGCGCCGTGAGCCGCATGAATACAGGCGTGTTCCTGACCGGAACGGACGCCGAACAGTTCGTCCCTTTGCGCGACCGTGCCGCATTCGAGACACCGGGCGCGGGTAATCTTGCCCATGAAGCCTGA